The following proteins come from a genomic window of Halorussus halophilus:
- a CDS encoding NCS2 family permease, producing the protein MGLAEYFNFEEHGTDLRTEVLAGLTTFLTMSYIVVVNPAILSNAIQIDGVGPGRTFQMIAVVTLISAAVATLTMALYAKRPFGQAPGLGLNAFFAFTVVGSLGVSWQTALAAVVVEGIIFIALTAVGARTFIIRLFPEPVKLAVGAGIGLFLAIIGLEEMRVVAGDSATFLTFNPVFASDPVAIISVVGLFLTLALYARGVKGSIIVGIVATSLMGYAADAMGYAAFAADNAPPGITLKSPIPLVPSTPVTYDAASYNIAPLAGAFVTGLQNVEAFSFALIVFTFFFVDFFDTAGTLTGVSQVAGFLDEDGNLPDIDKPLMADAVGTTVGGMLGTSTVTTYIESATGVEEGGRTGMTALVVALLFLASLAVVPLAVAVPTYASHLVLVVIGIVMLQNVVEIAWDDLTYAVPAGMTILVMPFTFSIAYGIAAGIISFPIVKAAAGELDDTRPGHWVLAAAFVLYFVVRTGGFLAGNV; encoded by the coding sequence ATGGGACTCGCGGAGTACTTCAATTTCGAGGAGCACGGGACCGACTTACGAACGGAGGTTCTTGCCGGACTGACTACGTTCCTGACGATGAGTTACATCGTCGTGGTCAATCCGGCCATCCTCTCGAACGCCATCCAAATCGACGGCGTCGGGCCGGGCCGAACGTTCCAAATGATAGCCGTCGTGACGCTCATCTCGGCGGCCGTCGCCACGCTGACGATGGCGCTGTACGCGAAACGGCCGTTCGGACAGGCACCGGGACTCGGCTTGAACGCTTTCTTCGCGTTCACCGTCGTCGGGTCGCTCGGCGTCAGTTGGCAGACGGCGCTCGCCGCAGTGGTCGTGGAGGGTATCATCTTCATCGCGCTCACCGCAGTCGGCGCTCGCACCTTCATCATTCGACTGTTCCCCGAACCCGTGAAACTCGCAGTCGGTGCGGGTATCGGTCTCTTCCTCGCGATTATCGGCTTAGAAGAGATGCGAGTCGTCGCGGGTGACTCGGCGACCTTCCTCACGTTCAATCCCGTCTTTGCTTCCGACCCCGTCGCCATCATCTCCGTGGTCGGTCTCTTCCTGACGCTCGCACTCTACGCCCGTGGCGTCAAAGGCTCGATTATCGTCGGCATCGTCGCCACCTCGCTCATGGGCTACGCCGCCGACGCGATGGGCTACGCGGCGTTTGCCGCGGACAACGCACCGCCCGGAATTACGCTCAAGTCGCCGATTCCGCTGGTTCCGAGCACGCCCGTCACCTACGACGCTGCGAGCTACAACATCGCGCCGCTCGCTGGCGCGTTCGTCACCGGATTGCAGAACGTCGAAGCCTTCTCCTTCGCACTCATCGTGTTCACCTTCTTCTTCGTGGACTTCTTCGACACTGCGGGCACCCTCACGGGCGTCTCGCAGGTCGCTGGCTTCCTCGACGAAGACGGCAACCTGCCCGACATCGACAAGCCGCTCATGGCCGACGCAGTCGGTACGACAGTCGGCGGGATGCTCGGCACCTCGACGGTGACGACCTACATCGAGTCGGCGACAGGCGTCGAAGAGGGCGGACGAACGGGCATGACTGCGCTCGTCGTTGCGCTCCTGTTCCTCGCCTCGCTCGCCGTCGTCCCACTGGCAGTCGCCGTGCCGACCTACGCCTCCCACCTCGTGCTGGTCGTCATCGGCATCGTGATGCTCCAGAACGTGGTCGAAATCGCGTGGGACGACCTCACGTACGCGGTTCCGGCCGGGATGACCATCCTCGTGATGCCGTTCACGTTCTCCATCGCGTACGGCATCGCCGCGGGCATCATCTCGTTCCCCATCGTGAAGGCCGCGGCGGGCGAACTCGACGACACGCGGCCTGGCCACTGGGTACTCGCCGCCGCGTTCGTCCTCTACTTCGTCGTGCGGACTGGTGGGTTCCTGGCTGGCAACGTCTAA
- a CDS encoding MFS transporter: MGTDGERADPFAAFRQFFALERDVLVLSVAMFAFSLGFQMTGRYMPQYLSFLGASSVVIGLYGSVGNLIGAVYPYPGGALSDRIGSRSALTFFGSASTLGFALWFFAPELGLVGVPTWAWIFVGLFLAQAWKSFGLGATFAIVKQSVPPSELATGFASTETFRRTAFLLGPLLAAALIAAYQFELGFRYVLAVAAGFGLLATVVQHVLYDASEDTFGKSFAGVSQVLSDLRGMPSPLKPLLVADTLIRFANGMAYVFFVIVVTEFLQVDVTLPVVGYLGPEALFGVLLAVEMAVALLVMVPVSKLAGRVGLKPVVGLGFVVYAIFPALLISAPADPLVVGVLFAFSGLRFAGLPAHKALIVGPAEKDAGGRVVGSYYLARNAITIPSAALGGWIYSSSPTLSFWLATAIGLVGTGYFLAFGEELEAYR; the protein is encoded by the coding sequence ATGGGGACCGACGGAGAGCGAGCGGACCCGTTCGCGGCGTTCCGGCAGTTCTTCGCGCTCGAACGCGACGTGCTCGTCCTCTCGGTGGCGATGTTCGCGTTCAGCCTCGGCTTCCAGATGACCGGCCGGTACATGCCCCAGTACCTGAGCTTCCTCGGGGCGAGTAGCGTCGTCATCGGACTGTACGGGAGCGTCGGCAACCTCATCGGCGCAGTGTATCCGTATCCGGGCGGCGCGCTTTCCGACCGCATCGGCTCTCGCTCGGCGCTGACGTTCTTCGGGTCCGCCTCGACGCTCGGGTTCGCGCTCTGGTTCTTCGCTCCGGAACTCGGCCTCGTTGGAGTCCCGACGTGGGCGTGGATTTTCGTCGGTCTCTTTCTCGCCCAAGCGTGGAAGTCGTTCGGACTGGGTGCGACGTTCGCCATCGTCAAGCAGAGCGTCCCGCCGAGCGAACTCGCGACCGGGTTCGCCAGCACCGAGACGTTCCGCCGGACGGCGTTCCTGCTCGGGCCGCTGCTCGCCGCCGCACTCATCGCGGCCTACCAGTTCGAACTCGGGTTTCGATACGTCCTTGCTGTCGCGGCAGGCTTCGGTTTGCTTGCCACCGTCGTCCAGCACGTCCTCTACGATGCCAGCGAAGACACCTTCGGCAAGTCGTTCGCGGGCGTCTCGCAGGTCCTCTCGGACCTCCGCGGGATGCCGAGTCCGTTGAAACCCCTGCTCGTCGCCGACACGCTCATCCGCTTCGCTAACGGGATGGCCTACGTCTTCTTCGTCATCGTCGTCACGGAGTTCCTGCAAGTCGATGTGACGCTCCCCGTCGTCGGTTATCTCGGCCCGGAAGCACTCTTCGGCGTCCTGCTCGCGGTGGAGATGGCCGTCGCGCTACTGGTGATGGTCCCCGTCTCGAAATTGGCTGGACGCGTCGGTCTCAAACCGGTCGTCGGTCTCGGGTTCGTCGTGTACGCTATCTTCCCGGCATTACTCATCTCCGCGCCCGCGGACCCACTCGTCGTCGGCGTCCTCTTCGCGTTCTCGGGGCTTCGATTCGCGGGACTGCCCGCACACAAGGCGCTCATCGTCGGTCCTGCGGAGAAAGACGCTGGCGGGCGCGTCGTCGGGTCGTACTACCTCGCGCGCAACGCCATCACGATTCCCAGTGCCGCGCTCGGCGGGTGGATATACAGTTCGTCGCCGACGCTGTCGTTCTGGCTGGCGACCGCAATCGGCCTCGTCGGCACGGGCTACTTCCTCGCGTTCGGCGAGGAGTTAGAAGCGTATCGGTAG
- a CDS encoding succinylglutamate desuccinylase/aspartoacylase family protein: MKTLGTASAAPGELDTGRLQVGQTRDGSEFGLPVAVINGAEDGPTLYVQAVSDGDELNGLGVVQRAVPQIAPEELSGTVLVVGIVNYHAFQVAEHRNPIDDTKMNRAYPGNESGTSSERIAAATFEAATRADYILDLHQGSTSKMINEVRVRCGRRHRMHDECLELAKVFGCGNVLDQKGPDGQLARAAPDEGIPTIDPELGGCIGWDEESIEYGVEGVFNVLRYYGFLDGDVSLDPQTRAKGFDRYGSPNGGIVRFEKELGEKVHAGDVLFEVTDPFGRLKAEVTADGSGIFWRSRRLPQVATGEYVCSVGTDIDEF, from the coding sequence ATGAAGACGCTCGGAACGGCGAGTGCGGCCCCCGGAGAACTCGATACCGGGCGGTTGCAGGTCGGCCAAACCCGCGACGGGAGCGAATTCGGACTCCCCGTCGCAGTCATCAACGGCGCGGAAGACGGCCCGACGCTCTACGTACAGGCCGTCAGCGACGGCGACGAACTGAACGGTCTCGGCGTCGTCCAGCGCGCCGTCCCCCAAATCGCGCCGGAGGAACTCTCAGGCACCGTGCTGGTCGTCGGCATCGTCAACTACCACGCGTTCCAAGTCGCGGAGCATCGCAACCCCATCGACGACACGAAGATGAATCGCGCCTACCCCGGCAACGAGTCGGGCACCTCCAGCGAGCGCATCGCCGCGGCGACGTTCGAAGCGGCCACACGCGCGGATTACATCCTCGACCTTCACCAAGGCTCGACGAGCAAGATGATCAACGAGGTGCGAGTTCGCTGTGGCCGTCGTCACCGTATGCACGACGAGTGTCTCGAACTGGCGAAGGTGTTCGGCTGTGGCAACGTCTTGGACCAGAAGGGACCGGACGGCCAACTCGCTCGCGCCGCCCCGGACGAGGGCATCCCGACCATCGACCCAGAACTCGGCGGTTGCATCGGCTGGGACGAAGAGAGCATCGAGTACGGCGTCGAAGGCGTGTTCAACGTCCTGCGCTACTACGGCTTCTTGGACGGCGACGTTTCCCTCGACCCCCAGACTCGCGCGAAGGGCTTCGACCGCTACGGGTCGCCGAACGGCGGCATCGTCCGCTTCGAGAAGGAACTGGGCGAGAAAGTACACGCGGGCGACGTGCTGTTCGAAGTGACCGACCCGTTCGGCCGACTCAAAGCCGAAGTGACTGCCGACGGGAGCGGCATCTTCTGGCGCTCGCGCCGTCTCCCGCAGGTGGCGACCGGCGAGTACGTCTGTTCGGTCGGCACGGACATCGACGAGTTCTGA
- a CDS encoding phosphoribosyltransferase family protein, whose amino-acid sequence MNRAEKARLQLQAVAVLRILKETRTYDELAEVTGLPAGDLNRYVNGHVLPSVDRAEEIVAGVGRDELATELEARIRVDEEGYVDNSAVVFDQSFLDLVAPVAANTFDFERPDVVLTAATDGITLGAAMASYFGARVAYAKKSKETAVEEFIESRQRLASGIELTYYLPASAIDDGETVLVVDDLIRSGETQELLLDIADRADANVGGVFALIAAGEEGLDRAKRMTDAPVGALTTYDE is encoded by the coding sequence ATGAACCGCGCAGAGAAGGCGCGCCTGCAGTTGCAGGCGGTCGCCGTCCTTCGAATCTTGAAGGAGACGCGAACGTACGACGAACTCGCCGAGGTCACCGGACTTCCGGCGGGCGACCTGAACCGATACGTCAACGGCCACGTCCTGCCGAGCGTGGACCGTGCCGAGGAAATCGTCGCGGGCGTCGGCCGGGACGAGTTGGCGACCGAACTCGAAGCACGAATTCGGGTGGACGAGGAAGGCTACGTCGATAACTCCGCCGTCGTCTTCGACCAGTCGTTTCTCGATTTGGTCGCACCGGTCGCCGCGAACACCTTCGACTTCGAACGCCCGGACGTCGTACTGACCGCGGCGACTGACGGTATCACGCTCGGGGCGGCGATGGCGAGTTACTTCGGTGCTCGGGTCGCGTACGCGAAGAAGTCCAAAGAGACGGCCGTCGAGGAGTTCATCGAATCGCGCCAGCGACTCGCCTCCGGCATCGAGTTGACGTACTACCTGCCAGCGTCAGCCATCGACGACGGCGAGACGGTGCTGGTCGTGGACGACCTGATTCGCTCCGGCGAGACCCAAGAACTCCTGCTCGACATCGCGGACCGCGCGGACGCCAACGTCGGCGGCGTCTTCGCACTCATCGCGGCAGGCGAAGAAGGACTCGACCGCGCGAAGCGGATGACCGACGCACCCGTCGGCGCGCTGACGACGTACGACGAGTAA
- a CDS encoding aryl-sulfate sulfotransferase: MNLRTLPRRWVVRGVAALLVLSLLAPAGISGATHFATTEDPTNLRASIDEPANGTTIISIQGFHFQGMANENKPARLVAVGPRGRVQWVHNGSGFDATWFYDVDPLENGNLLVTATAKGETLVYELDIETQERVWTQRLPIHDTHDVDLINGDELLVANMRAEGKRDRLFVYNMTKDDVVWRWQFGAHFPLSGGGKSHDWTHVNDIDKIGEGRYMASPRNFDQVIVVNRSTKEIEMRLGSDDDYSVLNEQHNPQYLESENGTPTILVADSENDRIVEYAKENGEWKRTWNLGTKGLNWPRDADRLPNGNTMVVDTMNHRVFEVTPEGNVVWEFHAPWAPYDVERVNLGDEPGGPTIRDMGKSGSYNVSGSGLAIQGKNSKTVSFWLVEVTRGTFLQQPANDFARTWAHVTPWIRPIWMNSWEFLGVVVGLLTLVVWGLGEVVYQRKRIQYGAFELFDRISDWVNGRRI; the protein is encoded by the coding sequence GTGAATCTCCGCACCCTTCCACGTCGCTGGGTCGTCCGCGGCGTCGCCGCGCTGTTGGTCCTCTCGTTGCTCGCACCTGCGGGCATCTCCGGGGCGACGCACTTCGCGACGACAGAGGACCCGACGAACCTCCGGGCGTCCATCGACGAACCTGCGAACGGCACGACCATCATCTCGATTCAGGGGTTCCACTTCCAGGGGATGGCCAACGAGAACAAGCCCGCGCGACTCGTCGCGGTCGGTCCCCGCGGGCGGGTGCAGTGGGTCCACAACGGCTCTGGCTTCGACGCGACGTGGTTCTACGACGTGGACCCGTTGGAGAACGGGAACCTGCTCGTGACCGCGACGGCGAAGGGCGAGACGCTGGTGTACGAGTTGGATATTGAAACGCAGGAGCGCGTCTGGACCCAGCGACTGCCCATCCACGACACCCACGACGTGGACCTAATCAACGGCGACGAACTCCTCGTGGCGAACATGCGCGCGGAGGGCAAGCGAGACCGTCTGTTCGTCTACAACATGACGAAAGACGACGTGGTCTGGCGCTGGCAGTTCGGCGCGCACTTCCCACTCTCGGGAGGCGGTAAATCGCACGACTGGACCCACGTCAACGACATCGACAAGATCGGCGAGGGCAGGTACATGGCATCGCCGCGCAACTTCGACCAGGTCATCGTCGTCAACCGCTCGACCAAGGAAATCGAGATGCGACTCGGAAGCGACGACGACTACTCGGTGCTGAACGAACAGCACAACCCCCAGTACTTGGAGAGCGAGAACGGCACGCCGACGATTCTCGTGGCCGACAGCGAGAACGACCGCATCGTCGAGTACGCGAAGGAGAACGGCGAGTGGAAGCGCACGTGGAACCTCGGAACGAAGGGGCTGAACTGGCCGCGTGACGCCGACCGACTGCCGAACGGCAACACGATGGTCGTGGACACGATGAACCACCGCGTCTTCGAGGTGACGCCAGAAGGGAACGTCGTCTGGGAGTTCCACGCGCCGTGGGCACCCTACGACGTAGAGCGCGTGAACCTGGGCGACGAACCGGGCGGCCCGACCATCCGCGACATGGGCAAGTCGGGGAGCTACAACGTCAGCGGGAGCGGACTGGCGATTCAGGGCAAGAACAGCAAGACTGTCTCGTTCTGGCTAGTCGAAGTGACTCGCGGGACGTTCCTCCAGCAACCGGCGAACGACTTCGCCCGGACGTGGGCGCACGTCACTCCTTGGATTCGCCCGATTTGGATGAACAGTTGGGAGTTCTTGGGCGTCGTGGTCGGACTGCTGACGCTGGTGGTGTGGGGTCTCGGCGAAGTCGTGTATCAGCGCAAACGGATTCAGTACGGCGCGTTCGAACTGTTCGACAGGATTTCGGACTGGGTGAACGGGCGGCGAATCTGA
- a CDS encoding transcriptional regulator, with protein MSRSALVGNLTAMLEDAGFTVSDRCAIRPKSFDVAARRGEDLLLLKVLANVDAFDGETGLEMRRLGAYLDATPLVVGLRTRDEDLEPGVVYFRHGVPVFSPDTAMELFVEGMPPLVYAAPGGLYVSIDGDILRDEREKRDWSLGQLASELGVSRRTVSKYEDGMNASVEVALELEEMFEGDLTSPVDVLDGADEVREEEPTPEDPEPEGDDERIVTVLTRAGFEVHPTVRAPFKTVSEDNDSAENVLTGHSAFTKAAEKRARIMSSIGHVVQTRSVYFVDEAKRENVDGTGLVEREELEDISSPEELRELIRERAEEPASS; from the coding sequence ATGTCCCGGTCTGCACTGGTCGGGAACCTGACCGCCATGCTGGAGGACGCTGGATTCACGGTCAGCGACCGGTGTGCGATTCGACCGAAGAGCTTCGACGTAGCGGCCCGCCGCGGCGAGGACCTCTTGTTACTCAAAGTGTTGGCGAACGTCGATGCCTTCGACGGCGAGACCGGCTTAGAGATGCGGCGACTCGGCGCGTACTTAGACGCGACGCCGCTGGTCGTGGGACTGCGAACCCGCGACGAAGACCTCGAACCTGGTGTCGTCTACTTCCGGCACGGCGTTCCCGTCTTCAGCCCCGACACCGCGATGGAGTTGTTCGTCGAGGGCATGCCGCCGTTGGTCTACGCCGCACCGGGCGGCCTCTACGTCAGCATCGATGGCGATATCCTGCGCGACGAACGCGAGAAACGCGACTGGAGCCTCGGCCAACTCGCCTCCGAGTTGGGCGTCTCCCGGCGCACCGTCTCGAAGTACGAGGACGGCATGAACGCCAGCGTCGAAGTCGCTCTCGAACTCGAAGAGATGTTCGAGGGCGACCTCACCAGTCCCGTGGACGTACTCGACGGTGCCGATGAAGTTCGGGAGGAGGAACCGACGCCTGAGGACCCCGAACCGGAGGGCGACGACGAGCGTATCGTCACCGTCCTCACCCGCGCTGGCTTCGAGGTCCACCCGACGGTTCGCGCTCCGTTCAAGACCGTCAGCGAGGACAACGACAGTGCCGAGAACGTGCTCACCGGCCACTCGGCGTTCACCAAGGCTGCCGAGAAGCGCGCCCGAATCATGTCTTCCATCGGCCACGTCGTCCAGACGCGTTCTGTCTACTTCGTGGACGAGGCCAAGCGCGAGAACGTCGATGGCACTGGACTGGTCGAACGCGAGGAACTAGAGGATATTTCGAGTCCCGAAGAACTGCGCGAGTTGATTCGGGAGCGAGCGGAAGAACCGGCTAGTTCGTAA
- a CDS encoding pyridoxal-phosphate dependent enzyme: MGPSNLSCPACGASYVAGPDEPWRCDCGHALEFADRPLPKRNFPPDFTALDTRKGLWTFSQFLPISPEVTLGEGFTPLQDAPDWNAQFKLEYVFPSGSFKDRGATTTLSRAKELGVERVVEDSSGNAGAAIAQYAARAGIDADIYVPADAKQSKLDAIKRVGATPVKVEGTRQDVTDACIDAVESDESGWYASHAWNPAFFAGTATFAYEVAAQRDWEVPDAVVMPLGHGTLFLGAHRGFRALKEAGWTDRMPRLLGAQAAGYAPIADELPSDDGPNANNSVADGIQILDPARKDQILRAIEDTDGDAITLGEPEVEDALGRLRRGGFYVEPTSAAAPAALEAYRERGVVDQSDDVVVPLTGSGLKG, from the coding sequence ATGGGCCCTTCTAATCTCTCCTGCCCGGCCTGTGGAGCCTCATACGTCGCCGGACCTGACGAACCGTGGCGCTGTGACTGTGGGCACGCGCTCGAATTCGCCGACCGCCCGCTCCCGAAGCGTAACTTCCCGCCAGATTTCACCGCTCTCGACACCCGAAAGGGTCTCTGGACCTTCTCACAGTTCCTCCCAATCTCGCCCGAGGTCACGCTCGGCGAGGGCTTCACGCCGCTCCAAGATGCACCCGACTGGAACGCCCAGTTCAAACTGGAGTACGTCTTTCCGTCCGGGAGTTTCAAGGACCGCGGCGCGACCACCACGCTCTCGCGGGCCAAAGAACTGGGCGTCGAACGCGTCGTCGAGGACTCCTCGGGCAACGCTGGCGCGGCAATCGCCCAGTACGCCGCCCGCGCCGGAATCGACGCCGACATCTACGTGCCAGCAGACGCCAAGCAGTCGAAACTCGACGCCATCAAGCGCGTCGGCGCGACTCCCGTGAAAGTCGAGGGGACGCGACAGGACGTGACCGACGCCTGTATAGATGCTGTGGAGAGTGACGAGTCCGGTTGGTACGCCAGCCACGCGTGGAATCCGGCGTTTTTCGCTGGCACCGCGACGTTCGCCTACGAAGTCGCGGCCCAGCGCGACTGGGAGGTTCCGGACGCAGTCGTCATGCCACTCGGCCACGGCACGCTCTTCTTGGGAGCCCATCGGGGCTTTCGCGCACTGAAGGAGGCTGGCTGGACCGACCGGATGCCCAGACTGCTCGGCGCGCAGGCTGCGGGGTACGCGCCCATCGCCGACGAACTGCCCAGCGATGACGGCCCCAACGCCAACAACTCGGTCGCCGACGGCATCCAGATTCTCGACCCCGCACGGAAAGACCAGATTCTGCGTGCTATCGAGGACACAGACGGCGACGCAATCACGCTCGGCGAACCGGAAGTCGAGGACGCGCTCGGACGACTTCGCCGAGGCGGTTTCTACGTCGAACCGACGAGCGCGGCCGCACCCGCCGCGCTCGAAGCGTATCGGGAACGCGGCGTCGTAGACCAGTCGGACGACGTGGTCGTCCCGCTCACCGGGAGCGGTCTGAAAGGATGA
- a CDS encoding tRNA(Ile)(2)-agmatinylcytidine synthase, which produces MTVIGLDDTDSRELGMCTTYLAARVAERVGAERLVLVRLNPAVEYKTRGNAALAVHTDCDPETAFEVASEEVARAAEVEDPRTNPGLVVAPGDPEDVPDEICDFARRAVRELLTSEEADAKIESAGYQSEGWKNERGKIGALAAVGAWAAGAAGAEAASPRPLPEGESADESADSTVSEEVFDDWTHERISYRESDQWGTPRDVDAESVFDAANEGYPDVWDTVDRETGQLVCVPHTPGPILHGIRGDDPDAVRQVANEIDGEAVERTATFVTNQGTDAHLRDATLREVEDGHAYRVEGTVTTEPETHRGGHVFFDLRDGGEEGDEGGESELRCAAFEPTKRFRDRVRSLREGDRIVACGEVSDGTLKLEKFAVRDLSRTELVTPDCPNCGRSMKSAGAEQGYRCRNCKTTAPGKVEREVERELEFGWYEVPPEARRHISKPLVRGGFDAPIHPEK; this is translated from the coding sequence GTGACGGTTATCGGCCTCGACGACACGGATTCGCGCGAACTGGGGATGTGTACGACGTACCTCGCCGCCCGCGTCGCAGAGCGCGTGGGCGCAGAGCGGTTGGTCCTCGTGCGCCTGAATCCCGCCGTCGAGTACAAGACGCGAGGCAACGCCGCGCTGGCAGTTCACACCGACTGTGACCCCGAGACGGCCTTCGAAGTCGCCAGCGAGGAGGTCGCCCGCGCCGCCGAAGTCGAGGACCCGCGAACGAATCCCGGACTCGTCGTCGCGCCGGGCGACCCAGAGGACGTGCCGGACGAAATCTGCGATTTCGCTCGGCGAGCGGTTCGAGAGTTGCTCACGAGCGAGGAAGCCGACGCGAAAATCGAATCTGCGGGCTACCAGAGTGAGGGCTGGAAGAACGAACGCGGGAAAATCGGCGCGCTCGCCGCGGTTGGCGCGTGGGCGGCGGGAGCGGCGGGGGCAGAAGCGGCCTCTCCGAGGCCGCTCCCCGAAGGCGAGTCGGCGGATGAGTCCGCCGACTCGACGGTGAGTGAGGAAGTCTTCGACGACTGGACGCACGAACGCATCTCCTACCGCGAGAGCGACCAGTGGGGCACGCCCAGAGACGTAGACGCCGAATCGGTCTTCGACGCCGCGAACGAGGGCTACCCGGACGTCTGGGACACGGTGGACCGCGAGACGGGGCAACTCGTCTGCGTACCCCACACGCCGGGGCCGATTCTGCACGGCATCCGGGGCGACGACCCCGACGCAGTTCGACAGGTCGCCAACGAAATCGACGGTGAAGCAGTCGAGCGCACGGCGACGTTCGTCACGAATCAGGGCACCGACGCACATCTCCGAGACGCCACGCTTCGAGAGGTCGAAGACGGCCACGCGTACCGAGTCGAGGGGACAGTTACCACCGAGCCAGAAACTCACAGAGGTGGGCACGTCTTCTTCGACCTACGAGACGGAGGCGAGGAGGGCGACGAAGGCGGCGAATCCGAACTCCGCTGTGCCGCCTTCGAACCAACCAAGCGATTCCGCGACCGAGTGCGCTCGCTCCGCGAAGGCGACCGAATCGTAGCCTGCGGCGAGGTTTCGGACGGTACGCTGAAGTTAGAGAAGTTCGCGGTTCGAGACCTGAGCCGAACCGAACTCGTCACGCCGGACTGCCCCAACTGCGGCCGGTCGATGAAGAGCGCCGGAGCGGAGCAGGGCTACCGGTGTCGGAACTGCAAGACGACGGCACCCGGAAAAGTCGAACGGGAAGTGGAGCGTGAGTTAGAATTTGGCTGGTACGAGGTACCGCCGGAGGCGCGCAGGCACATCTCCAAACCGCTGGTTCGGGGTGGCTTCGACGCGCCGATTCACCCCGAGAAGTGA
- a CDS encoding SHOCT domain-containing protein, which produces MGGGEWNDWSGDQWKQGRKTEDETPDEPTNNKEALETLRDRYARGELTDEQFERKLERLLDTESLEDVEDRARAREREPERSRK; this is translated from the coding sequence GTGGGGGGCGGCGAGTGGAACGACTGGTCGGGCGACCAGTGGAAGCAGGGCCGAAAGACGGAGGACGAGACGCCCGACGAACCCACGAACAACAAGGAGGCGCTCGAAACGCTCAGGGACCGGTACGCTCGCGGCGAACTCACCGACGAGCAGTTCGAACGAAAGCTCGAACGACTGCTCGACACGGAGTCGTTAGAAGACGTGGAGGACCGCGCTCGCGCCCGAGAGCGCGAACCCGAACGCAGTCGAAAGTAG
- a CDS encoding glutathione S-transferase N-terminal domain-containing protein, translated as MTNLELYDLPGCPFCAKVKDKLDELGLDYESHEVPRSHSERTEVEQVSGQTGVPVLVDEEQGVEGMSESDDIVKYLEETYGSAA; from the coding sequence ATGACGAACCTCGAACTGTACGACCTTCCGGGCTGTCCGTTCTGCGCGAAAGTGAAGGACAAATTGGACGAACTCGGTCTCGATTACGAGTCCCACGAGGTCCCGCGCTCGCATAGCGAACGCACCGAAGTCGAGCAGGTCAGCGGCCAGACTGGCGTGCCCGTGCTGGTGGACGAGGAACAAGGCGTCGAAGGCATGTCCGAGAGCGACGACATCGTGAAGTACTTAGAAGAGACGTACGGCTCGGCGGCGTGA
- a CDS encoding NUDIX hydrolase, with product MTTFPANFCPDCATPLTDREIEGRERQYCDACDRVVWRNPVPTAGVAVVGDDGVLLTERAVEPGVGKWAVPGGHLEVDESPEEAAVRELREETGVEADPDALELLDTFTAEPFDGKRIVSIGFVVKYDDIDGAPHAGPEVSSVGWFTPDSFAAFDGVFLPPHDRRFERAWERLG from the coding sequence ATGACGACGTTTCCCGCAAATTTCTGTCCGGACTGTGCCACGCCACTCACGGACCGCGAGATAGAAGGGCGCGAGCGGCAGTACTGTGACGCCTGTGACCGCGTCGTGTGGCGCAACCCCGTCCCGACTGCTGGGGTTGCAGTCGTCGGCGACGATGGCGTGCTACTGACCGAGCGCGCGGTCGAACCCGGTGTCGGTAAGTGGGCAGTTCCCGGCGGCCATCTCGAAGTGGACGAATCACCCGAAGAAGCCGCGGTCCGCGAACTTCGAGAGGAGACCGGCGTCGAGGCGGACCCAGACGCTCTCGAACTGCTCGACACGTTCACGGCCGAGCCGTTCGACGGAAAACGAATCGTCTCAATCGGTTTCGTGGTCAAGTACGACGACATCGACGGCGCACCGCACGCCGGTCCGGAAGTATCGAGCGTCGGTTGGTTCACGCCCGACTCGTTCGCCGCTTTCGACGGCGTGTTTCTCCCGCCGCACGACCGACGATTCGAGCGGGCGTGGGAGCGACTCGGCTGA